The DNA region CTAACTTGCTTTAAAGGGAAGACAGGGCATGATCTTTGTCCTGTCTTAAATTTTGGAAATTAATATTATTTTTACGGAGGAAAAAATGGCAAAAGAAATAAAGAAAAAGACACTCGGGGTACCTGTCGGCAATGATGAAAAGCAGAAAGCTCTTGAAATGGCTATCGCCCAGATTGAAAAGACATACGGCGCAGGTGCGGTAATGCGTCTTGGTCAGACCAAGGCACTTGATGTTGAAGCTATTCCTACAGGTTCAATGACACTTGACATGGCACTCGGTATCGGCGGTGTTCCGAGAGGACGTATCGTCGAGATCTACGGACCTGAAAGTTCCGGTAAGACAACAGTTGCACTTCACGTTGTTGCTGAAGCTCAGAAAATGGGCGGAAACGCTGCGTTTATCGACGTTGAGCACGCACTTGATCCTGTTTATGCAAGCGCTCTCGGAGTCGACATAGACAATCTTCTTGTTTCACAGCCGGACAGCGGTGAACAGGCCCTTGAAATTGCTGAAGCTCTCGTTCGTTCAGGTGCTATTGACATTCTCGTTCTCGACTCAGTTGCAGCTATGACTACAAAGGCCGAGATCGACGGCGAAATGGGCGATCTTCACGTAGGTCAGCTTGCAAGACTCATGTCACAGGCTATGAGAAAGCTCACTTCAGTTATCTCGAAGTCAAACTGTGTTGCCATTTTCATCAACCAGGTACGTGAAAAGATCGGTGTAATGTACGGAAATCCTGAAACAACACCGGGCGGACGTGCTCTCAAGTTCTATTCATCAGTACGAATCGAAGTAAGAAAGGGCGAAACACTCAAGAACGGTACCGAGGTTATCGGTGCGCGTACAAAGTGTAAGGTCGTTAAGAACAAGGTAGCTCCTCCGTTCAAGGAATGTGAATTCGACATCATGTACGGTCAGGGTATTTCAAGAGTAGGTGAAGTCCTCGACCTTGCTGTTGAACTCGATATTGTCAAGAAGGGCGGCGCATGGTTCAGCTACAACGAAACAAAGCTCGGCCAGGGACGTGACAACGCCAAGGAAGTTCTTAAGAACGATACAGCTTTAAGACTCGAGATCGAGGAAAAGATAAAGGAAAATGCTCAGAAGCTCGCGGCTGCTACCGTTAAGGCAAAGGCTGAGGCAAAGCTTGCGGAAGCTGCAAAGGCAGCATCACAGGCTGCGGCAGCAAAGGATGACGTTTCCGTAAGTGCGGACGATGACTTCGAGGAATTCGCTCCTGCCGGTGCTGACGAGTGATAATAAATTCTGTCACAAAATATAAGGGTACGACTTATGAGGTGGTCACAGACGGTAATAAGATATATCTCCACCGTGACATAGTTGCCGATTTCGGTTTAAGACCCGGAGCGGAGATTAGTACGGAAAAGTACGGTGAAATGCTTCTTGCCTCGGACAGAAGAAGAGCCACTGAACGTGCGCTCTACCTTCTTGACTATCGTGACTACTCGTACGTTGAGCTTTTCAGGAAGCTTCGTGAAAACTACGACGAGGACATCTGCTACTACGCAGTTGACAAGCTTGTTTCCCTTGGTATGATAAATGACCGCCGTTACGCGGAAAATCTGGCCCGGAAATACATTGAAGTAAAGAAATTCGGCGCTTACCGTGCGTCGCGCGAGATGTATCAGAAGGGCCTCGACCGTGAACTGGTGGATGAGGTCTTAAGTGCCTATGAAGACGGTACCAGGGAACGTATATGTGAAATAATCAGAAAAAAATATTCCGGAAGTCTTGATGACCGCGACAAGGTCAGAAAGATGAAAAATGCGCTTGTCCGTCAGGGTTACAGCTTCGATGATATCAACGCGGCTGTGAAGATGATGGACTGTGAGGACGATGATGAATCGTATTACTGATAAAGCACGGATATTTAAACATCACGGCATTCTGCTGTGGAAAACGTCTGCAGAGTCAGGCACAGACAGTAAACAATAAAAAATAAAGGTGGTATTCCAGCATGCCTGTAAAAATCGGTATGGTATCCCTCGGCTGTTCCAAAAACCTTGTTGACAGTGAAAGGATGCTCTATAAGGTCCGTGAACGCGGATATGAGATAGTTACAGACCCGGCGAAAGCAAATGTGGTCATTGTCAACACCTGTGGTTTTATAAAAGAAGCCAAGGAAGAGGCGATCGAAACTATCCTTGAACTTGCAAAACTCAAGGAAGAGGGTACGGTAAAGAAAATAATCGCTACAGGATGTCTTGTCCAGAGATACAAGGAAGAATTTGAAGCGGAGTTTACAAACGAGGTGGATGCCGTTGCAGGCATCGGTTCCGAGGACGAGATCCTCAGCCTTATTGACAAGGTCCTTGCCAACGAACATGTCGTTGAGTTCAAGGACAAGCTTCTTCTCGAATGTACAGGAAAGCGAATAATTACGACACTTCCGTTCTTTACATATTTAAAGATCGCTGAAGGATGCAGCAACTGCTGCAGTTACTGTGCTATCCCGATGATAAGAGGAAAATACCGCAGTGTTCCTATGGAAGATGTCCTTGAGGAAGCAAAATGGCTTGCGGAAAACGGTATCACCGAGATCATTGTGGTTGCGCAGGATTCAACACGCTACGGTGAAGATCTTTACGGAAAATCAAGACTTCCTGAGCTTCTGCGCGAACTCTGTAAAATAGACGGACTTAAGTGGATAAGAGTTCTTTACAGTTATCCTGAACGCATTACTGACGAGCTTATCGACGTGATCGCGTCAGAGCCTAAGATCGTTAAATATATGGACATACCGATACAGCACAGCGACGAAAAGATACTTAAGGCTATGGGACGCGGCGGTTCGGAAGCCGAACTCCGTGCGCTCTTTAAAAAGCTTCGTGAGAAGATAGACGGACTGGTAATAAGAACAACTCTTATCACCGGTTTTCCGGGCGAGACCGAGGAGCAGTTCAATTCAATGGCTGAATTCATCAAGGACATGGAATTTGACAAGCTCGGCTGTTTCCCGTATTCAGAAGAAGAAGGCACAAAGGCTGCCACAATGCCTGATCAGGTGGATGAAGAGATCCGTCAGCACCGTGCCGAGATCATAATGGAACAGCAGCAGCTCATAAGCGAGCAGAAAAATCTCCGCATGATCGGAAAAACTGTTGAAGCAGTGGTCGAGGGCTTTGACCAGTGGGCTGAATGCTATTTCGGAAGAACCGCAGGGGATGCTCCTGACATTGACGGAAAGATATTCTTTGACTGTGACCACAAGCTGGAAATAGGACAGTTTGTTAATGTACACGTAAATGAATCACTGGACTACGATCTGATGGGAGAGGTGACAGATGAACCTGCCGAATAAACTTACGCTTTTAAGAGCGATACTTGTACCGTTTTTCATTCTGTTTTTCTATCTGGAACAGGTTCCGGGAAATTATATTATAGCATTTGTTATATTCGCTGTGGCGTCATTTACCGATTTTCTTGACGGACACATCGCAAGAAAGCAGGGACTTGTGACCACTTTCGGTAAATTCCTTGACCCGCTTGCAGACAAGGTCCTCGTTGTATCAGCGCTCTGCTGCTTTACGGAAAAGGGACTTATGTCAGCTATCCCGCTTATCATCATAGTTGCAAGGGAATTCATGGTATCAGGACTCCGTCTTGTTACTGCAAATGAAGGAGTTGTCGTGGCTGCCGGCATATGGGGCAAGCTCAAGACAGCGTTTACAATGGTTGCAATCGTAGCTATCCTTCTTTTCTGCTGTGCAGGAGTTACTGAAAAGTTTGAAGTCATTTCAGATGTACTTATCTGGATCTCGACAGCGCTGACTGTGATTTCCGGCGGAGTATACCTTAAGGGTTACTGGAAATACATTGACACAGATAAATAATACAGTTCAATACACATGACGGAGTTTTCAGATATCCGTTCTCTGACACGGTTTCTTAAATGTACTTACACGAGGAGGAATAATTATCATGTTGCTCTACAACACGATGACAAGAAAAAAAGAAGAATTCAGACCGCTTACCGACGGAGTCGTTAATATCTATGCCTGCGGACCAACGGTTTACAACTACATCCACATAGGAAACGCGAGACCTATCTGTTCTTTCGATGTTCTCAGAAGATACCTTAAGTACCGCGGCTATCAGGTAAAGTACGTTCAGAACTTTACTGACGTTGATGACAAGATCATTAAGAAGGCAAACGAGGAAGGCGTTGAATCCATCGAGATCTCAGAAAAGTACATTGCCGAGTACAAGAAGGATGCTCACGGCCTTAACGTTATGGATGCAGACGTTCATCCGAAGGTAACAGAGAGCATGGATATCATCATCGATATCGTAAAAACTCTCGTTGACAAGGGATTTGCCTATGAGTCAAACGGCGACGTTTACTTCAGAACATCAAAATTCCCTGAATACGGCAAGCTCTCAAAAATGCCTATAGATGAGCTTAAGGCAGGCGCAAGAATAGATGTAAGCGAACACAAGGAA from Ruminococcus sp. HUN007 includes:
- the pgsA gene encoding CDP-diacylglycerol--glycerol-3-phosphate 3-phosphatidyltransferase, which codes for MNLPNKLTLLRAILVPFFILFFYLEQVPGNYIIAFVIFAVASFTDFLDGHIARKQGLVTTFGKFLDPLADKVLVVSALCCFTEKGLMSAIPLIIIVAREFMVSGLRLVTANEGVVVAAGIWGKLKTAFTMVAIVAILLFCCAGVTEKFEVISDVLIWISTALTVISGGVYLKGYWKYIDTDK
- the recA gene encoding recombinase RecA; the encoded protein is MAKEIKKKTLGVPVGNDEKQKALEMAIAQIEKTYGAGAVMRLGQTKALDVEAIPTGSMTLDMALGIGGVPRGRIVEIYGPESSGKTTVALHVVAEAQKMGGNAAFIDVEHALDPVYASALGVDIDNLLVSQPDSGEQALEIAEALVRSGAIDILVLDSVAAMTTKAEIDGEMGDLHVGQLARLMSQAMRKLTSVISKSNCVAIFINQVREKIGVMYGNPETTPGGRALKFYSSVRIEVRKGETLKNGTEVIGARTKCKVVKNKVAPPFKECEFDIMYGQGISRVGEVLDLAVELDIVKKGGAWFSYNETKLGQGRDNAKEVLKNDTALRLEIEEKIKENAQKLAAATVKAKAEAKLAEAAKAASQAAAAKDDVSVSADDDFEEFAPAGADE
- a CDS encoding regulatory protein RecX, translated to MIINSVTKYKGTTYEVVTDGNKIYLHRDIVADFGLRPGAEISTEKYGEMLLASDRRRATERALYLLDYRDYSYVELFRKLRENYDEDICYYAVDKLVSLGMINDRRYAENLARKYIEVKKFGAYRASREMYQKGLDRELVDEVLSAYEDGTRERICEIIRKKYSGSLDDRDKVRKMKNALVRQGYSFDDINAAVKMMDCEDDDESYY
- the rimO gene encoding 30S ribosomal protein S12 methylthiotransferase RimO — encoded protein: MPVKIGMVSLGCSKNLVDSERMLYKVRERGYEIVTDPAKANVVIVNTCGFIKEAKEEAIETILELAKLKEEGTVKKIIATGCLVQRYKEEFEAEFTNEVDAVAGIGSEDEILSLIDKVLANEHVVEFKDKLLLECTGKRIITTLPFFTYLKIAEGCSNCCSYCAIPMIRGKYRSVPMEDVLEEAKWLAENGITEIIVVAQDSTRYGEDLYGKSRLPELLRELCKIDGLKWIRVLYSYPERITDELIDVIASEPKIVKYMDIPIQHSDEKILKAMGRGGSEAELRALFKKLREKIDGLVIRTTLITGFPGETEEQFNSMAEFIKDMEFDKLGCFPYSEEEGTKAATMPDQVDEEIRQHRAEIIMEQQQLISEQKNLRMIGKTVEAVVEGFDQWAECYFGRTAGDAPDIDGKIFFDCDHKLEIGQFVNVHVNESLDYDLMGEVTDEPAE